From a region of the Scyliorhinus torazame isolate Kashiwa2021f chromosome 15, sScyTor2.1, whole genome shotgun sequence genome:
- the LOC140391520 gene encoding G-protein coupled receptor 183-like gives MVSAASYLTMNNSTNITCDVYMHHEAAKVMFSLFYIIILIVGLLGNILALHITLQKHQKINSTTLYLIHLAVSDALFTAALPARIVYTIRGFDWPFREMLCRISAVIFYINTYVSIQFMTCLSVDRYIAVVHPLRFAKFRKVQNVRYICGAVWVFVFIQTAPLLFVTMTKNNNGLVTCMEYPNFETNTNLPKLLLGACFLGYCLPVTVILFCYSRVNVKLCKTAKENPLTEKLGRNKKAINVILLVLLAFLICFTPYHITIMQYMIRKLISQQSCWQQQVFKVSLQVSVCFMNLNCCIDPLIYFFAFKGYKRKVLGIIRRHFTLAVSLKSSSENNSTPATLSQIQGSGSGSMN, from the coding sequence ATGGTTTCTGCCGCTTCTTATCTCACCATGAATAATTCCACAAATATAACCTGCGATGTGTACATGCACCATGAGGCGGCTAAGGTCATGTTTTCTCTCTTCTACATCATTATTCTCATTGTTGGTTTATTGGGAAACATTTTAGCGCTGCACATAACTCTCCAAAAACATCAAAAGATCAATTCGACCACATTATATTTAATCCACCTGGCTGTCTCCGACGCCCTCTTCACAGCTGCTCTACCAGCTCGAATAGTCTACACCATCCGCGGATTTGACTGGCCATTCAGGGAAATGCTGTGCAGAATTTCTGCCGTCATTTTCTACATAAACACTTACGTCAGCATTCAGTTCATGACCTGCCTGAGTGTCGACCGTTACATCGCGGTGGTGCACCCCCTTCGATTCGCCAAGTTTCGGAAAGTACAAAATGTTCGATATATCTGTGGTGCAGTTTGGGTCTTTGTCTTCATTCAGACAGCGCCCTTGCTCTTTGTGACAATGACCAAGAACAATAACGGCTTGGTGACTTGCATGGAATACCCAAACTTTGAGACAAATACCAACTTGCCCAAACTACTCCTCGGCGCTTGCTTTTTGGGATATTGTCTCCCGGTCACGGTGATACTCTTCTGCTACTCGCGGGTCAACGTGAAGCTCTGCAAGACGGCAAAGGAGAACCCATTAACCGAAAAGCTAGGCAGGAACAAAAAGGCCATCAATGTCATTCTGCTTGTTCTTCTGGCATTCCTGATATGTTTCACTCCCTATCACATCACCATCATGCAGTACATGATCCGAAAACTCATCTCCCAACAGAGCTGCTGGCAACAACAGGTCTTCAAGGTCAGCCTGCAAGTCTCTGTCTGCTTCATGAACCTCAACTGCTGCATTGATCCACTCATCTACTTCTTTGCGTTCAAGGGTTACAAAAGAAAGGTTTTGGGTATAATCAGGCGCCACTTCACATTGGCCGTCTCCTTGAAGAGCAGCTCGGAGAACAACAGCACTCCTGCCACCTTGAGTCAAATCCAAGGATCAGGGTCGGGATCAATGAATTGA